The genomic region GCCGTCGAAGCTGTAGTCGTAGATCAGTTTCCAGCTGGCGACCTTCAGCATTATCGATGCGAAGTTAGCCAGGATGGCGAGCAGCACGAAACTCCAGGCGACATTGGCGAAAGCCGTGATCAGCTCATCGTACTCTACGTGAAAAGCGAGCACATAGACGACGACCGCCAGTGTCAGCAGCGAGAGGCCGTAGCGGCGAAGCGCCCGGAAGATCTGCTGCATGACCGTGGATCTTATCTCGTTGCCTGGCGCCGGCTTCAAAGCTCTTCTTCCTCTCTCATCATCTGCTCGACGGTCACGAATTCCAGGCCTCGCGCCCTGGCGTTCTTGATGATCTCAGAAAGGGCCGCGACAGTCTGGGAGCGGTCCTCGTCGCTGGGCCCGCTCCAGCCATCGTGAAGCAGGAGGATGCGGCCGGGCCGAAGGATCTCAGCCGTGCGAGAGATTATTGACTCCACTCCCGGGGAGGCTGTATCCCAGACGCCCTTGGACCAGCCGGTCACCTGGTAGCCGCGCCGGGTGAGGGCGCGATGGGCGACGGGGCTCAGCCAGCCGTGCGGCGCCCGGAAGAGCGGCGCCGTATCCACGGCCCCGGCGTCGAGGAAGGCGCGCTCGGCCTGCTCCACCTGGGAGAGCGCCTCTCTGGCGCTGGCGAACATCATGATGCCATGGTCCATGCCGTGGTTGGCGACCCGGTGTCCCTCAAGCTCGATGCGCCTGACCAGTTCGGGGTAGCGGCGGGCGTTCTCACCGAGTACGAAGAAGGTCGCCGTGACACCTTCTTTCTTCAGCACATCCAGGATCTGGCCGGTGTAAGGTGGCCGGGGGCCGTCGTCGAAAGTGAGGGCCACCCGGTTGCCGCTGGTG from Actinomycetota bacterium harbors:
- a CDS encoding polysaccharide deacetylase family protein encodes the protein MTRRGALSVLGSLAGGFFFLIAGVSHWLYHCRCRRGLGKALLTAGIAADGLFLYSFLVPNFPLTGRVFYSGRTSGNRVALTFDDGPRPPYTGQILDVLKKEGVTATFFVLGENARRYPELVRRIELEGHRVANHGMDHGIMMFASAREALSQVEQAERAFLDAGAVDTAPLFRAPHGWLSPVAHRALTRRGYQVTGWSKGVWDTASPGVESIISRTAEILRPGRILLLHDGWSGPSDEDRSQTVAALSEIIKNARARGLEFVTVEQMMREEEEL